The sequence GGTAGATGCGCGAAAAGCGACTGCGGAACCCCGGAGCCCCCGGAGCCCCCGGAGCCCCCGGAGCCCCCGGAGCCCCGGGAAACCCCGAGCCCCGGAAACCCCGAGCCCGGGGGGGTCTAGGCGAGGCGCAGGCCGCCGTCGGTGGTCAGCACCTGGCCGACCACCCAGGCTCCGGCATCCGTCGCCAGCCACCCGATGAGGCGCGCAGGGTCGTCCGGCTCGCCGTAACGGCCGAACGGGGTGGCGCGCATCCAGGCCTCGATCTCTTCGAGCGGCCGGTCGGTCGTCTCGGGATCGAGGTACCCGGTGTTCACGGGACCGGGGTCGATCGTGTTGAGGATGATCCCGAGGGTCAGGAGCTCGGCGCCCACCGTCGTGGTGAGACCCGCGAGCACCGCCTTGCTCGCGGCGTACGCGACCTCGCCCGGCATGGGCCCGTGGATCTGGCCCGACGTCATCCAGAACACGCGTCCCGTCGGCTGGGTGAACGGCCCCTTCCGCTCGATGCGCTCGCCGGGGCGCGATCCGGCGGACTCACCGCCGTGGAGCGCCGCGAACTCGCGCGTCAGCAGGATGGTCGATCGCGCGTTCGTCTGCCAGAACGCGTCGAGCCGCTCGGCCGTCATGTCGAGGATCGAGCCGTCGCCGCCCGACAGGGCGTGGTTGCAGACGAGGACGTCGAGCCGGCCGGTCAACGCGCGAGCGGCCTCGATGACGACGGGGACGGATGCCGCATCCCGCAGGTCGGCACCGATGTCGCCGAGCTGCGCGCCCGGCGTCAGCTCCGCCCGCAGCCCCGCGCGCACCGCGTCGAGGTCGTCGGAGCCCCACGGCTGATCGTCGTCGTGGGGTGAGTAGTGGTGGATGAAGACGTCGGCGCCGAGCCGCGCGAACTGCCGGGCGACGGCGAAGCCGATGCCGCGACGGCGCGAGACGCCGGTGACGAGCGCGGTCCTGCCGCGCAGCGGAAGGGGTTCGGTGTGAGGGAACAATGCAATGCCTTTCCTGGCAGCCGCGACGCGGCATGCCGATTCGGCGCCCGCTCGGGACGCGATGGTGACGAAGGCGGGTCACAGGCATTGCATGACGACGACGATAACGGATGCCGCGGGCCGCGGCATCCGTCATGATGACGTCATGCCGACTTACGTGGCGTTCCTGCGCGCGATCAATCTCGGCGCCAACCGGAAGTTCCCCAAGGACGACATCCGCCGTGCGGTCGAGGGCGTGGGGTTCACCGACGTCGAGACCCACATCAACACCGGCAACGTGCGCTTTTCGACGCCCATGCGCTCGCGCGCGAAGATCGAGGCCGCGCTCGAGTCGGCGTTCCTCGCCGACCGGGGGTTCGAGGTGCCGGCGATCGTCTACTCGATCGCCGAGTTCGCCGAGATCGCCCGGGACGCCGACCGGCTGAGCGGCGAGAACCCCGGTCTCGCGCGTCACTACGTCTACCTCATGAAGGACGAGCTGCCCGACGAGACCGTCGCCCGCATCGCGGCGCTGAAGACGGATGCCGGAGAGATGGTCGTGCGCGGGCGCGCAGCGCATGCGCTGCTGCGCCCCGGGTACGAGGCGGGCACGGTCGACCCGCTGGGCGCGGCGAAGCTGCTCGGCGTCGCGACGAACCGCAATCTCAACGTCGTGACGACGCTCGCGCAGAAGTGGGCGTGAGCGTCACGGTGTGAGCACCTGCACCTCGGCGGCCTCGAGCGCGGCCGCGAGGTCGGGCGGCGGCGGCGCGTCGGTGACGAACCAGTCGGCGCGGCCGAGCTCCGCGATCTGCGCGAACAGACGCCGACCGAGCTTCGTCGAGTCGGCGAGGATCGCGACCTTGGAGGCGTGCGCCATCATCTCGGCCATCATCGCGGCATCGCCCAGGTTGCTGGTCGAGTAGCCGGTGCCCGACACCGCTCCGACGGCGATGATGGCGAGGTCGGCCTGCACCTCCAGCTGCTCGCCCGCCGGCGTGAGCTGGAAGCTCACGGGACCGGTCGTGGTCTGTGCGATCGTGCGCACGGCTCCGCCGAACACGTAGAGGTCGCGCAGCGCCTTCACCGGGATCTCCGCCGGGATGCGGAGGTTGTTGGTCGCGACCGTCAGTTCCCGGTGATCACGCAGGGCGCGGGCGACCGCGAGCGTCGTGGTTCCGCCGTTCAGCATGAGCACCGATCCGTCGACGACAAGACCCGCGGCGAGCTCGGCGATGGCCTCCTTCTCGGCCGTCTGCATGCGCATGCGCACGTCCATGCCGCGGTCGCTGCGGGGCGCCGAGGCGATGCTGACGGCTCCTCCATGGGTACGGATGAGGAGTCCCTCGGCATCGAGCTGATCGAGGTCACGTCGGATCGTGTCGATCGAGACGTTGAACTGCTCGGCGATCTCACCGACCGTCAGCTGGCCGGTGGTGGTCAGCAGTTCGAGGACGGCCGCGCGGCGGCCCGCGGGCAAACGGCGCGACCGGTCGGACGTGGTCCCATCGTTCGCCATAAGCAATTCCTAACACATCGGTGGGCGCCGTCACGGTCGGTTGTGCAGAAAACAGCGTAAAACGGCACAGTCCTAAGCACCACTCGCCCGCCAGGCAGAGCCCGCAAAGTCACGAGTTCATCTCGCTGGTTGACCATCCTGCCGTCGAGGGCTAGCATCGCAGACGTCGCAACAAACTGCAAAGAAAAGCGTAAAGCGGCAAATACCGGAAGAAGGAGAATCATGAGCAAGGACGCTCTCGGACGCCGCCGTCTGGTGAAGATCGCCGGAGCGGCCGTGGCGACGGTCGGCATGCTGGCGGTCGCCGGCTGCTCGGGATCCGGTGGCGGCGATGCCACCGACTCCGGCGACGTCACGATCGAATTCGCACAGTGGTGGGAGCCGGAACTGCCCGACGGCGCCTTCCGCGGCTTGATGGACCAGTTCGAGGAGGAGAACCCCGGCATCACCGTCGAACTGGTGAGCGGGCCGTATGCCTCGACGAAGGAGCAGCTGTTCGCGGGTGCCGCGTCGGGGACAATGCCCGACGTCGTCGGCTTGGACGGCGCATGGGTCAACGACTTCGCCAGCCAGGGAGTGATCGCCGACCTCACCGCCCTCATGGCCGAGGCCGACTACGACGACAGCGAGCTGGCGAGCCAGATCCAGGTCGACGGCGCGACCTACATGATCCCCGTCGTCAACTTCGTCTACCCGCTCTTCACCAACGACGACCTGCTCGCGCAGGCCGGTGTGGACGCTCCGCCGAGCACCCGCACCGAGTTCGCCGATGCCGCAGCGGCGGTTGCGGGCCTCGGCGGCGACACATCGGGATGGGTGCTCCCGCTCTCACTCGAAGCCCCGAACGGCGTGCAGAACGACGTCATGTCGTGGGTATGGGCCTCGGGCGGCACGATGCTGGACGACGGTCAGCCCGATGTCACCAACGACGACGTCCGCGGCGCGGTCGAGTACATCCAAGGCATGTGGGACGACGACGTCATCGCTCCCGGCTCCTTCACGATGAAGGAGCAGGACAAGGTCGAGGAGTTCACGAACGGCCGCGTCGGCATGATGATCGACTCGCTCGCCCACATCAACCTGATCCGCGAGACGAACCCCGATCTGAGCTTCTCCATCTCGGCGATCCCCGCCGAGGACGGCTACGACGGCGAGCGCGGCATCCCCTACGCCTCGTGGGGCATCGGCGTCGCCGAGAACTCCGAGAACAAGGATGCGGCGTTCAAGTTCGTGGAGTTCCTCATGAGTGAAGACGTCAACTCGGAGCTGTCGTCGATCGCCAACGCGTTCCCCGGCAACGTCGACTCGGTTCCCGACTTCGTCGGTGACGACGAGCTCTTCGCGACGGCGTTCGAGATCTACCAGGCGGGCTACCCGGCGAACGAGTTCACGGGCCTCCCCGTCGCCGAGGAGCTCATGCGCCAGTTCGGCGAGCAGCTCCAGGCGATGCTGGACGGCCAGCAGAGCGTCGACGAGATGCTCGACAACACGCAGGCGGCCTGGGAAGCGGAGTTCTGAACGACCCCTTCCCCCTCGAGACCGGGTGCCACGCCGTGAACGGCCGCGGCGTGGCACCCGACCAGAGAAGAGCTGACTCATGCAACCAGTGATCGCACCAGACACGGTGACTCTCGTCGTCGGTCCCGAGCAGGGACGGCGGCGGCGGAATCGGACGAAGACCCTGGAGTCCTACGGATTCCTCGCCCCGACGCTGATCCTCCTGCTCGTCCTGATGATCGTCCCGATCGTCATGGTCGTGGGGTACTCGTTCCTGGACAACGTGATCCTGAACAAGAACCCCGAGTTCGTCGGCATCCAGAACTATCTGACGATCCTGGGTGACAGCGGCTTCATCCGGGCGATCTCGAACACCCTCGTCTTCACCATCACGAGCGTCGTCGCCCACCTCGTGCTCGGGCTCACGTTCGCGATGCTCCTCAACAGCGAGCTCATCGGCCGCGTGCCGCGCGCCATCTTCCGGGCGCTGTACATCCTCCCGTGGCTGTTCACCGCCGCCGTCATCGCGGTGCTGTGGCGGATGCTCCTCGCACCCAACGGCGTCGTCAACTACCTCCTCAACACCGACGTCGAGTGGCTGGCGTCCCCGGAACTCGCCCTGGGGTCGGTGACCTTCATCAACATCTGGGCGGGGTACCCCTTCTTCATGGTGAGCCTCCTCGCGGGTCTCCAGGGCATCCCGGCAGAGCTGCACGAGGCGGCCCGCGTCGACGGCGCCAGCGGCATCCAGCGCTTCTTCAACGTCACCATCCCGCAGCTGCGGCCGATCATCGTGAGTCTGGTGCTGCTCGACCTCATCTGGACGTCGCAGCAGTTCGCGCTGATCTGGATGACCACCGGCGGCGGTCCGATCAACGTCACCGAGATGCTCAGCACC comes from Microbacterium cremeum and encodes:
- a CDS encoding SDR family oxidoreductase; the encoded protein is MFPHTEPLPLRGRTALVTGVSRRRGIGFAVARQFARLGADVFIHHYSPHDDDQPWGSDDLDAVRAGLRAELTPGAQLGDIGADLRDAASVPVVIEAARALTGRLDVLVCNHALSGGDGSILDMTAERLDAFWQTNARSTILLTREFAALHGGESAGSRPGERIERKGPFTQPTGRVFWMTSGQIHGPMPGEVAYAASKAVLAGLTTTVGAELLTLGIILNTIDPGPVNTGYLDPETTDRPLEEIEAWMRATPFGRYGEPDDPARLIGWLATDAGAWVVGQVLTTDGGLRLA
- a CDS encoding DUF1697 domain-containing protein, which codes for MTTTITDAAGRGIRHDDVMPTYVAFLRAINLGANRKFPKDDIRRAVEGVGFTDVETHINTGNVRFSTPMRSRAKIEAALESAFLADRGFEVPAIVYSIAEFAEIARDADRLSGENPGLARHYVYLMKDELPDETVARIAALKTDAGEMVVRGRAAHALLRPGYEAGTVDPLGAAKLLGVATNRNLNVVTTLAQKWA
- a CDS encoding DeoR/GlpR family DNA-binding transcription regulator; its protein translation is MANDGTTSDRSRRLPAGRRAAVLELLTTTGQLTVGEIAEQFNVSIDTIRRDLDQLDAEGLLIRTHGGAVSIASAPRSDRGMDVRMRMQTAEKEAIAELAAGLVVDGSVLMLNGGTTTLAVARALRDHRELTVATNNLRIPAEIPVKALRDLYVFGGAVRTIAQTTTGPVSFQLTPAGEQLEVQADLAIIAVGAVSGTGYSTSNLGDAAMMAEMMAHASKVAILADSTKLGRRLFAQIAELGRADWFVTDAPPPPDLAAALEAAEVQVLTP
- a CDS encoding ABC transporter substrate-binding protein, translated to MSKDALGRRRLVKIAGAAVATVGMLAVAGCSGSGGGDATDSGDVTIEFAQWWEPELPDGAFRGLMDQFEEENPGITVELVSGPYASTKEQLFAGAASGTMPDVVGLDGAWVNDFASQGVIADLTALMAEADYDDSELASQIQVDGATYMIPVVNFVYPLFTNDDLLAQAGVDAPPSTRTEFADAAAAVAGLGGDTSGWVLPLSLEAPNGVQNDVMSWVWASGGTMLDDGQPDVTNDDVRGAVEYIQGMWDDDVIAPGSFTMKEQDKVEEFTNGRVGMMIDSLAHINLIRETNPDLSFSISAIPAEDGYDGERGIPYASWGIGVAENSENKDAAFKFVEFLMSEDVNSELSSIANAFPGNVDSVPDFVGDDELFATAFEIYQAGYPANEFTGLPVAEELMRQFGEQLQAMLDGQQSVDEMLDNTQAAWEAEF
- a CDS encoding carbohydrate ABC transporter permease produces the protein MQPVIAPDTVTLVVGPEQGRRRRNRTKTLESYGFLAPTLILLLVLMIVPIVMVVGYSFLDNVILNKNPEFVGIQNYLTILGDSGFIRAISNTLVFTITSVVAHLVLGLTFAMLLNSELIGRVPRAIFRALYILPWLFTAAVIAVLWRMLLAPNGVVNYLLNTDVEWLASPELALGSVTFINIWAGYPFFMVSLLAGLQGIPAELHEAARVDGASGIQRFFNVTIPQLRPIIVSLVLLDLIWTSQQFALIWMTTGGGPINVTEMLSTYTYKLAFSKYDFALASTSAVLVLLLSMVLAFFYVRHQKARD